The following proteins are encoded in a genomic region of Cryptomeria japonica chromosome 11, Sugi_1.0, whole genome shotgun sequence:
- the LOC131061327 gene encoding protein HOTHEAD isoform X1, with protein sequence MLTWAAFSPLFRRADSLAPRHEKDHSCYWFIYHLFIDRNVVGLRYWAHVECMQDFMVFVKDNIGFKKNMEIKKNILVLFGVLWCFCICGSAKRGTPPYHSRFIKEATQSPTVASYDYIIVGGGTAGCPLAATLSQNFTVLLLERGGSPYGNNNITRLENFSENLGDNSPTAPSQQFVSEDGVYNHRARVLGGGSCLNAGFYTRAAPVYVEDAGWDGQLVNESYPWVEKIVAHRPIVRQWQTAVYNALIDVGITPSNGFTYDHKYGTKVGGSIFDTQGNRHTAADLLGYADPKKLTVLLRANVHKVYFTTQGVSRPAASGVMYTDANGQTHTAYLTRRTGSEVIISAGSLGSPQLLMLSGVGPADHLTSFGIPVVVNLPAVGEGMSDNPMNSIYVPSPNLVEASLIEVVGITNVGSYIEAASIDYTSSSRRNYGMMSPEIGQLATVPPKQRTKKAIAHAVQMQKLLPDIAFRGGFILEKIMGPLSSGQLRLRTTKVEDNPSVTFNYFQNPLDLQRCVAGMQIIENLVKSPKFINFTYSSNTMEQLLNFTTTWPINVLPKHKNDNSSLQQFCKDTVMTIWHYHGGCQVGRVVDQNYRVFGVDALRVIDGSTFNASPGTNPQATVMMLGRYMGVKILEERGQYRRQ encoded by the exons ATGCTCACGTGGGCTGCATTTTCCCCCCTCTTCAGGCGGGCTGATTCACTTGCACCTCGCCATGAAAAGGACCACTCTTGTTATTGGTTTATCTATCATTTATTTATTGATAGGAATGTGGTAGGCTTGAGGTACTGGGCTCACGTTGAATGCATGCAGGATTTCATGGTCTTT GTGAAGGACAATATTGGTTTTAAGAAGAATATGGAGATTAAGAAGAACATTTTGGTTTTGTTTGGAGTATTGTGGTGCTTTTGCATTTGTGGCTCGGCAAAACGAG GGACACCACCCTATCATAGTAGATTCATAAAGGAGGCAACACAATCTCCCACAGTAGCATCTTATGACTACATAATTGTGGGAGGGGGAACAGCTGGTTGTCCATTAGCAGCAACACTTTCACAGAACTTCACTGTATTGCTATTGGAAAGAGGAGGAAGCCCATATGGGAACAACAATATTACAAGGCTAGAGAATTTTTCAGAAAACCTGGGGGACAATTCCCCAACTGCGCCCTCTCAACAATTTGTTTCAGAAGATGGTGTTTATAACCACAGAGCCCGTGTGTTGGGAGGAGGGAGCTGCCTCAATGCAGGGTTTTACACCAGAGCAGCCCCCGTGTACGTTGAAGATGCAGGATGGGATGGGCAGCTTGTGAATGAATCGTATCCTTGGGTGGAGAAAATAGTTGCCCATAGGCCTATTGTCAGACAATGGCAAACTGCTGTTTATAATGCACTTATTGATGTGGGAATTACTCCTAGTAATGGGTTTACATATGACCATAAATATGGTACTAAGGTTGGGGGATCTATCTTTGACACCCAAGGAAATCGACACACTGCAGCTGACCTCCTTGGGTATGCAGATCCTAAAAAGCTTACTGTCTTGCTTCGAGCCAATGTACATAAGGTGTACTTCACCACGCAAG GAGTGAGCAGACCTGCAGCTTCTGGTGTTATGTATACAGATGCAAATGGACAAACACATACTGCTTATCTGACAAGGAGGACAGGAAGTGAGGTAATAATCTCAGCAGGTTCTCTGGGGAGCCCACAGCTGCTAATGCTGAGTGGAGTTGGACCAGCAGATCATCTGACATCTTTTGGCATTCCAGTGGTGGTGAATCTGCCCGCTGTGGGAGAAGGTATGTCAGACAATCCAATGAATTCCATATATGTTCCATCCCCAAATCTGGTGGAGGCTTCTCTCATAGAAGTTGTGGGTATCACTAATGTGGGAAGTTACATTGAGGCTGCCAGCATAGATTATACTTCATCCTCCCGCAGGAATTATGGAATGATGTCTCCTGAG ATAGGGCAGTTGGCTACAGTTCCTCCAAAGCAAAGAACAAAAAAGGCCATAGCCCATGCAGTACAGATGCAGAAACTTCTGCCAGACATAGCATTCAGGGGAGGCTTCATTCTTGAAAAGATCATGGGTCCCCTTTCTTCAGGCCAACTTAGACTCCGCACCACCAAAGTTGAGGACAACCCATCTGTGACATTCAACTACTTTCAGAACCCACTGGACCTGCAACGTTGTGTGGCAGGCATGCAGATcattgaaaatttggtgaaatcaCCCAAGTTCATCAACTTCACCTATTCTTCAAACACAATGGAGCAGCTTTTAAATTTCACAACCACTTGGCCTATTAATGTGCTTCCTAAGCACAAGAATGACAACTCCTCGTTGCAACAGTTCTGCAAGGACACAGTGATGACAATTTGGCATTACCATGGAGGATGTCAAGTTGGGCGTGTAGTAGATCAGAATTACCGTGTTTTTGGAGTGGATGCATTGAGGGTTATTGATGGTTCCACCTTTAATGCCTCACCAGGCACCAATCCTCAAGCCACTGTTATGATGCTTGGCAG GTACATGGGAGTCAAGATATTGGAGGAAAGAGGGCAGTATAGAAGGCAATGA
- the LOC131061327 gene encoding protein HOTHEAD isoform X2, with protein MEIKKNILVLFGVLWCFCICGSAKRGTPPYHSRFIKEATQSPTVASYDYIIVGGGTAGCPLAATLSQNFTVLLLERGGSPYGNNNITRLENFSENLGDNSPTAPSQQFVSEDGVYNHRARVLGGGSCLNAGFYTRAAPVYVEDAGWDGQLVNESYPWVEKIVAHRPIVRQWQTAVYNALIDVGITPSNGFTYDHKYGTKVGGSIFDTQGNRHTAADLLGYADPKKLTVLLRANVHKVYFTTQGVSRPAASGVMYTDANGQTHTAYLTRRTGSEVIISAGSLGSPQLLMLSGVGPADHLTSFGIPVVVNLPAVGEGMSDNPMNSIYVPSPNLVEASLIEVVGITNVGSYIEAASIDYTSSSRRNYGMMSPEIGQLATVPPKQRTKKAIAHAVQMQKLLPDIAFRGGFILEKIMGPLSSGQLRLRTTKVEDNPSVTFNYFQNPLDLQRCVAGMQIIENLVKSPKFINFTYSSNTMEQLLNFTTTWPINVLPKHKNDNSSLQQFCKDTVMTIWHYHGGCQVGRVVDQNYRVFGVDALRVIDGSTFNASPGTNPQATVMMLGRYMGVKILEERGQYRRQ; from the exons ATGGAGATTAAGAAGAACATTTTGGTTTTGTTTGGAGTATTGTGGTGCTTTTGCATTTGTGGCTCGGCAAAACGAG GGACACCACCCTATCATAGTAGATTCATAAAGGAGGCAACACAATCTCCCACAGTAGCATCTTATGACTACATAATTGTGGGAGGGGGAACAGCTGGTTGTCCATTAGCAGCAACACTTTCACAGAACTTCACTGTATTGCTATTGGAAAGAGGAGGAAGCCCATATGGGAACAACAATATTACAAGGCTAGAGAATTTTTCAGAAAACCTGGGGGACAATTCCCCAACTGCGCCCTCTCAACAATTTGTTTCAGAAGATGGTGTTTATAACCACAGAGCCCGTGTGTTGGGAGGAGGGAGCTGCCTCAATGCAGGGTTTTACACCAGAGCAGCCCCCGTGTACGTTGAAGATGCAGGATGGGATGGGCAGCTTGTGAATGAATCGTATCCTTGGGTGGAGAAAATAGTTGCCCATAGGCCTATTGTCAGACAATGGCAAACTGCTGTTTATAATGCACTTATTGATGTGGGAATTACTCCTAGTAATGGGTTTACATATGACCATAAATATGGTACTAAGGTTGGGGGATCTATCTTTGACACCCAAGGAAATCGACACACTGCAGCTGACCTCCTTGGGTATGCAGATCCTAAAAAGCTTACTGTCTTGCTTCGAGCCAATGTACATAAGGTGTACTTCACCACGCAAG GAGTGAGCAGACCTGCAGCTTCTGGTGTTATGTATACAGATGCAAATGGACAAACACATACTGCTTATCTGACAAGGAGGACAGGAAGTGAGGTAATAATCTCAGCAGGTTCTCTGGGGAGCCCACAGCTGCTAATGCTGAGTGGAGTTGGACCAGCAGATCATCTGACATCTTTTGGCATTCCAGTGGTGGTGAATCTGCCCGCTGTGGGAGAAGGTATGTCAGACAATCCAATGAATTCCATATATGTTCCATCCCCAAATCTGGTGGAGGCTTCTCTCATAGAAGTTGTGGGTATCACTAATGTGGGAAGTTACATTGAGGCTGCCAGCATAGATTATACTTCATCCTCCCGCAGGAATTATGGAATGATGTCTCCTGAG ATAGGGCAGTTGGCTACAGTTCCTCCAAAGCAAAGAACAAAAAAGGCCATAGCCCATGCAGTACAGATGCAGAAACTTCTGCCAGACATAGCATTCAGGGGAGGCTTCATTCTTGAAAAGATCATGGGTCCCCTTTCTTCAGGCCAACTTAGACTCCGCACCACCAAAGTTGAGGACAACCCATCTGTGACATTCAACTACTTTCAGAACCCACTGGACCTGCAACGTTGTGTGGCAGGCATGCAGATcattgaaaatttggtgaaatcaCCCAAGTTCATCAACTTCACCTATTCTTCAAACACAATGGAGCAGCTTTTAAATTTCACAACCACTTGGCCTATTAATGTGCTTCCTAAGCACAAGAATGACAACTCCTCGTTGCAACAGTTCTGCAAGGACACAGTGATGACAATTTGGCATTACCATGGAGGATGTCAAGTTGGGCGTGTAGTAGATCAGAATTACCGTGTTTTTGGAGTGGATGCATTGAGGGTTATTGATGGTTCCACCTTTAATGCCTCACCAGGCACCAATCCTCAAGCCACTGTTATGATGCTTGGCAG GTACATGGGAGTCAAGATATTGGAGGAAAGAGGGCAGTATAGAAGGCAATGA
- the LOC131061369 gene encoding ethylene-responsive transcription factor 3, with amino-acid sequence MSLGGAQRTSKKVKAEHYIGVRKKYYGGFGAEIEDSVIKRRVWLGTYNTPVEAALAYDEASRLLRGPNAKTNFPIPHFKPTRNQFLSSRALEVLKANTYSPLPNPNDAQEENTTTHLPPRALEDPKAKTNLISAHHEKAIATKPWTHAYLTRYHNADKASSDLTSCDAQVLNIHDNLDFDGVIEKEYSSTTSGHDGRWLDLNLPPPDEDDEDHSCHP; translated from the coding sequence ATGTCCTTGGGAGGAGCCCAACGAACTTCCAAGAAGGTGAAGGCAGAGCACTACATAGGAGTAAGAAAGAAGTACTATGGAGGTTTTGGAGCGGAGATTGAAGACAGTGTCATTAAACGTCGTGTGTGGCTGGGCACCTATAACACCCCTGTGGAAGCAGCCCTTGCATATGATGAGGCATCCAGACTTCTGAGAGGTCCAAACGCCAAAACCAATTTCCCAATTCCTCATTTCAAACCCACCCGTAACCAATTTCTCTCATCTAGAGCTTTGGAAGTCCTCAAGGCCAACACTTATTCCCCACTTCCCAACCCTAATGATGCTCAAGAGGAAAACACCACCACCCATCTTCCACCTAGAGCTTTAGAAGACCCCAAAGCCAAAACCAATCTGATATCTGCCCACCATGAAAAAGCCATTGCCACCAAGCCCTGGACCCATGCTTATCTCACTAGATACCACAATGCGGACAAGGCTAGCTCCGATCTGACTTCTTGTGATGCTCAAGTGTTGAACATTCATGATAATCTAGATTTTGATGGTGTGATAGAGAAGGAGTATTCTTCTACAACATCTGGGCATGATGGGAGGTGGTTAGACTTGAACCTTCCTCCAccggatgaagatgatgaagaccaTTCTTGCCATCCATAA